The DNA sequence TGAACCAGGTGACGGGGTGCACCGATCGGTCTGGAAGGCAGCGGTTTCCGGCACGCCGACACTGCAGATTGCCAAGGCGAAGAAGTTCCCCGTGAGTGCGGGGCCGGTGGCGGAGCAACCGGTGATGAACGGCCAGGAGATCTTCTTCTCGGCCGGCCGGGGGCTGGTGGTCGGTCCCGATGATCCCCGGCAGTGGCAGCTGGTCGACCGGGGAAAGGTCACGGCTGTGGTCGGTACCGTGAACGACTACATCTGGGAACTGCACCCGGCGGTCTCCGGGCCCTACGCTGTCGTCGACAACCAGGTGTTCCGGCCGAACGGTGATGTGGCGTACCAGATTCCGGATGTCGAGTTCAAGGCCGGAGACCGGGCCCTGTTCGGATCGACGCTCGTCTACAGTCTCGAGGCGTCCTTCCACCAGGAGACCGGCACCTATGACAGTGAGATCTGGGTGGACGACATCGAGAACCCGGAACCGCAACAGCTCGACGTCCAGCTCAACTGCGGTGTCGGTGCACCTCCGGTCGCGGTCTGGGGGCAGACGGTGGCCTGGGGATCGTGCGATCAGAGCACGATCGCGGTGCGGGATCTGGGCACCGGTCAGCAGCGAACGGTGAGTGTCGCCGACGGCGCCGTCTATGCGGGGTTGGACATCGCGCTCGGCGAGGGGGTGCTGTTCTGGTCGACGCGGCCGGGCCAGACGGCGGGTAACGGTGGCCACCTTCTGGACCTGCGAACGCCGGGATCCGAACCCGTTGCCCTGCCGGGAATCTGGGACGACGCCGTGCTCGACGACCATCTGATCGCTCACGGCTACGGTGACCGGGGCGAGGTGGAGGTGCAACGTCTGCCCTTCACCCAGCCGAATCGTCCCCGATTGATCGGCACGGTCGCGTCCGCCGGTTTCACCCCCGGAGGTGAGGCGCTGTGGCGTCCTCGATTCGATGTCAGTAAGCCTCTGACCAGGGTGAAACTGACGGTCACCGGCGCGTCCGGCCAGACCGTTCGTACCCTGACCGGCACGTCGCCGGACGGCAGCATCCGGGACCTGGCCTGGGACGGCCGGGACCGGCAGGGCCGGTTGCAGCCGGCCGGGTCGTACCGGTGGACGCTGACCGCCGGCGCGGCCGACGGGGAAGGCGCGATCATGGGGAAGAACGGCGGGAATGTCGTGACCGGTCAGGTGCGGATCCGGAACTGACGGCTCAGGGCGTTGTCACGGGTCGGTACTCCTCCTGCAGCATCGCCACCATGTCGGCCCGCCCCAGCTCGGCCGTGTGTCGCAGCACGGCCGAGTCGGTCTTCGTCCGGTCCACCGGCATGGCTTCCGGCGCCACGGTCCACGTCGAACGCCACGTCAGTGATTTCTCCACCTTCAGCCGGGCGAGCAGCTGGGCGTACGGCTCACTGGGGCGGCTGATGTTCTCCTTCACGAACGGTGCGTGACCCCGGGCCAGCAGTACGCCGAGCATGCGCATGGGCGCGCTGAGGTCGTTCTGCTGGAAGTCGAACGACCTGGTCATCACGACGAGAGCGCTGGTGGCCCCGGCGGCGAAGGCCTGGTCGACGGGGACGGGAGCGACGATGCCGCCGTCGATGTAGCGGCGGTTCCCGACGAGGACGCGCTTGTTGTAGAGGGCAGGCAGGGCGGCGGTGGCCCGCATCACCTCGTGCAGGTCGTGTCCGTCGTCCGCGTTCACGACATGGGCCTCACCGGTCTCGGCGTCGGTGAGCACAATGTGCAAATCGGCGGAAGCTGCTTTCAGGGCCTCGAAATTCAGTGGCATCCGGGTGCGCATCACGTCGTCGATCAGATAGTCGACGTCCACCACCCGCCACAGTCGCCGGGTGTTGATGAACCGCTTGCTGCACAAATGGTCGAGATAGATGTGCAGGCCGTCGTTGGCTTGCCCGGCAAGGAAATACGCACTGTTGATCGCCCCGGCACTGCTACCGACGACCACCGAGAACGCATCCCGCAGACCCGCGTCCTCAAGCGCCGCCAGTGCACCGATCGAGTAGATTCCGCGCATCCCGCCGCCTTGAACCACCAGAGCGGGCTTATGGGTCGGGTCTTCCTCGCGAGTCATGAGGGTCAGGTGTTCGCCGAGTTTCAAAAGGCCCCTCAGGAAGATGACATTGAAAGATGTCATCTTAGGTGGGAATCGGGGTTCCTGGGTTACTGGCGTGATCTTGTCTGCCCCGGGGTACAGCGCGGGCGCGCGCACAGGTTCACCGGCTGAGCAGTAACCCGGGCGGCGTCCGTGCGTCGGGGGAAGGTCGACTCTGTCTCGCTATGCAAGACACTCTTCTCAGAGTGCGAACACGCGGGTTAGCGTCGGACATGACTTCTCGAGCCACCTACACCCATGGGCATGCCGAGAGCGTGCTCCGGTCGCACCGCAGTCGCACGGTGGAGAACTCCGCCGGCTACCTGGTGCCGCATCTTCGGGCCGGTCAGGAGGTTCTCGACATCGGCAGTGGGCCGGGCACGATCACGGTCGATCTCGCGCGGCGGGTCGCTCCCGGTCGGCTGACGGCGGTCGAGAGAACGGAGGACGCATTGGCTCACACGCGCGCGGAGGTTCAGCGAAGCGGTAGTGGGACAGTGGATCTGGTGGTCGGGGACGTGCACGAGCTGCCGCTCCCGTCCGACTCCTTCGACGTGGTGCACGCCCATCAGGTCCTGCAGCACGTGGGAGATCCGGTGCAGGCTTTGCGCGAGATGATCCGCGTCTGCCGGCCGGGTGGGGTGGTCGCGGTGCGCGATGCGGATTACAGCGGCTTCATCTGGTACCCGGAACTGCCGGGACTCGACCAATGGCGGACGATGTACCTCACCACTGCGCGCGCCAACGGCGGCGAACCCGACGCCGGGCGGCACCTTCTTGCCTGGGCGCACGCGGCCGGGGCCACGAATGTCACGGTGTCGTCATCGAACTGGTGTTACGCCGAGCCCGTGACCCGTGGTTGGTGGGGCGGTATGTGGGCCGACCGCATCACCGGTTCGGCCATCACCGAGCAACTGCTGGCCGGTGGGCACGCCTCGGCGGACGACCTCGAGACGGTCGCCGCGGCCTGGCGGGAATGGGCCGCCCACGAAGACGGCTGGATCAGCATCCCGCACGGCGAGCTGCTGATCCACGTTCCGGCGTAAAGCTCTCACAAGGGACTGTCGTCCGGGCGATGGTCGGTGGACCGCGGCCGATGGCTTCGGCGAACGGGTGAGGTGGCCGGGGCGAGGGGCCGGGGCGGTGAAGGCGCGGGTTACGGTGCCCGGATGGGGATATCACGTCAGGGTGGGAGGCCGGGGAGATTCGGTCGGCGCCCCACGAAGGACGACATCGTGCCGGTGCTGGAGTCGGCCCTGGCCCGCGCCACCATTCACCTGAACCTGCGGAACCTTCAGGCCGCGGCGCAGGCCGCGTTGGAGGCGATCGAGGCCGACCCGGACTTCCTGGTCCTGATGCCATATGTCGGTTTCGGCAAGCCCGCGATCAGTGGCCACCGCTTCATGCCCGAGGGGCAGGCGTTCTACTCGCCCGCCCACGGCCTGCTGCTGGTCAGCCGCGACACCTGGCACGACCACATCATGAACATGGGCATCCACCGGTTCGCGCTCACGGTGGCCGCCGAGCATCCCGAACCCGCCTGGATCCCCTACCGGGCGTCCGATTTCTTCCACCATGACGACATCCGGCCGGGGCTGCGCGAACAGCTCGACGGTGAATGGGGCGACGGCTGGTGACGCTGCCGTACTTCCTACGGGACCTGTGGCGCCGCTCCGATCGTCTCTGACCTGTGCTCTGACCTGGCTCCGGCCTGTGCCCTGAGCCGCGTCGGAGAGGCCGTGCGACCGTCCGTACCAGAGCATCACGACCGAAAACCGGTGATCAAGGTCGGCAACACGCCTGACTTCCCGCCCTCTCCCCAGGGGCGTCAGGGCCCCTAGGCTCGCCCCGTGACGCAGACGGAGGGTATTCGCACACCAGCTTCATGGGTCGTCGTCGGGCTCGACAACGGGGGCACCACTGACAATGCCACCGTTCTCGACGCGACCGGCAGCTTCCTGGTGGACCAGCTGGTCGAGATCCCGAGCCGCGTGCTCGACGGGCCGGAGCTGGCCGTCGAGGCGCTGGCAGACTCGTTCGAGAACATCATCCGCATCACCAACACACCCTTGACCCTGGTGCGGGCGGTCGGTCTGGACACCCCCGGGCCGGCTAGTGCCACGGGGATCATCTCCAGCAAGGGTGCGACCAACTTCTCGCAGGTCAGCTGGCACGGCTTCGACATCCGCGCAGCCCTGGAGCGCAGGCTCGGGCTGCCGGTGGTCTACAACAACGATGCCAATGCCGCCGCCCTGTACGCCCACCACCGGTACTTCGGGCCCGAGGAGGCGATGCAGAAGTCGTCCGTCGCCGGCATTGTCGGCACCGGCTTCGGCGGGGGCGTGGTCGACAACGGGCGCGTGATCAAGGGTGCCGCCGGGATGGCCGGCGAACTGGGGCACGTGCAGCTGCCCGTGCAGGACATCCTCGAGGACGGTCAGCCCATCCCGCGGTGCAACTGCGGATTTCTGGGTGATGTCGAAAGCTTCGCCTCCCTGACCGGCATCAAGAACAATCTGCTGCCTTACTGGCTGCCCCAGTTCCCCGGGCACCCGCTCGCCGACGAGCCCATCGACCGCGCGGCCAAGATGCTGCGCGGCTACGGCGAGAAGGAAGATCCGCTGGCCCTGGCCGTCTTCGGGCAGCAGGCCAAGGCCATGGGCAAGCTCTTCACCATCGCCGCGAACTTCACCGACCCCGACGTCTACTTCATCGGCGGGGGAGTGGTGGAGGCGGACCCCTCGTTCCGGCAGTGGTTCCTCAACACCGTGCGCGAGTCGACCCAGCTGCGGGCGGAGCAGCTCGCTGCGGCCTCGTTCGAACTCGTGCCCGACCGCGACATGGCCGGTGCCCGCGGTGCGGCCGTGGCGGCGTTCGATGCGGTGATGGCCGAAGTTCCCAAAACTCCGTAGGACGATCAGGCAGGCCGGTCGAGCCGGTACACGACGTGGTGGGGCGGGTCGATCGGGTTGTCAGGCTCCAGGTCGCCCTCAGCCACCCGGGTGAACCCGGACTTCTCCAGAGCCCGCCAGGAACGGCGGTTCCCGGCGGCGACAGGGACGATGATGCAGGGCGCGCCCGGGTGGTCGGCCCAGGTCTTGGCGACCATCGACGAGATCATTCGTACGCCCAGGCCCTGTCCGCGCAGGGTGGAGGTGGCGACGAAGTAGTCCAGGCTCATCGCACCGGGCGGGACCTGCGTGATCCGGGCGAGCGGGTCACGGTACTCGGGGTAGTCAGCGAACGCCGAGCGCTGGATCAGGCCGAACGGGTCATGGTCCAGGAGGGCCAGCCAGTCCTGGTTGGGCTCCTCGCCGCGGGCCGATGCGCCGAAGTCGCGTTCGACCGCCTCGGCGGTGGTCTCGTGGTTCCACCAGCGCTTCACCAGTGGTTCGGCCAGCCACGCACGCAGCAGAGGGAAGTCGTCCTCGGTGACGCGGCGCCACGTGATCGTCATGCGGCCATCATGGTGCGGCCCGTCGAACGGGTGAAACGAATTAGTGATCCCCTTGGTGCCGCAGGTGCAGCCGCATGCGCACGGCCTGCTCGATCTGGTTCGCGGTGTCGTGCGGTGCGCGGGATGCGGCCTTGTGCACGCTCTTGTCCAGGGCTTCGCGGTCCATCCCGGGGAAGTCGGTACGCAGGTCGTCGACGACCTCGCCCAGTTCCTGTTCGGTGAGAGTCATGACCATCTCCTGTCGATGTTCCCACCCAGTTTTGCGCGTCACGCCGCGATGGCAAGTCGCCCTACGGGTGGATACCCAACCTTGTCATCGGGTGGCAGGGTGTTGGGCGAACCCGCGGGACACCTACCCGACAGGAGTCTCCCCATGACCACGACGACAGCTGCCTGCCGCATCCCGGCCGGCCGGGTCGAGCTCGGTGCGGACATTCTCTTCCCCGATCAGTACCCGGCGCAGAGCCCTGACGGCGTAGTGCTTTTCGCCAACGGCGGCGACATCTCGAGGTTCAGCCCCCGTCACCGGTCGGTGGCCTCGGAGCTCAACCGGCGGGGCCTGGCGGCCGTGCTGGTCGATCTACTCACCGACGAGGAGGACCAGGCCGACGGCCAGACCTCGGAGTACCGCTTCGACATCGGGCTCCTCACCGAGAGACTGATCTCGGTCGTCGACTGGGCCGTGAGCGAACCATCCTTGGCCGGAATGCCTTTGGGGACGTTCGGCACGAGTACCGGCGCGGCTGCGGCTCTGGGGGCGGCGGCCTACCGGCCGTCGGCGGTGCGGGCCGTGGTCTCGCGCGGCGGGCGGCCCGACCTGGCCGGCCCGGCGCTGGACTCGGTCACCGCCCCGACCCTGCTGATCGTCGGGAGCAACGACGTGACCGTGCTGGAACTGAACCAGCAGGCGCAGAACGTGATGCGGGCGCCCAGCATGCTCTACCTGATACCCGGCGCCGGGCACCACTTCACCGAGCCCGGAAAACTGGAACAGGCCTCAGCCCTGGGCGGTGCCTGGTTCGAGCGGCACCTGGCTGACGGTAACCCGGACGGGGGTATGGACGGGAGCTGACGTGAAAGCTGCATGATTGGCCGGGATCAGGAGTACGGCACCGGCCGCTATCAATGCACTGATCAGCAGCCACCGTAGGCTCGGGCCGTGGCGCTCGCCGGTGAGCCGGTCGGAGTTCCGGATCGTACGCCGGATGTCGCGGGGTGTGCGCCACCAGATGAACCGGGTGACGAGATGGCCCACCAGCAGGGTGAAGGCGACCGACCAGCCCCAGACGTGATGCTCGAACGGCCCGCAGATCGACAGCAACAGCAGGAAAACCGGCCAGGACAGCAGGGAGAGGCCGAGCGACTGGCTCACCCGGTGACCGCGCAGGGTGACTGTCATCAGGCGTCCGTACTTGCCGATGTCCGCGGTGGCCGCCCGGTTCAGCGTCGTCATCCAGCGGAACGAGTACGGTCGGGCGCAGCGCTGTGAGCGCGAGAGACCGGCCAGGGCGTCGGCGTCGTCGGGCACCACGGTGAGCAGCCGGTGCCAGGCCGCGGCCTCGTCCGCGTATTTCTTGCGGGCCCGGGCCAGCCGGGCCGAGAGCTTGGCCTCGTCGATGTCGTCGTAGGTACGTGAGCGCAGCAGGTTCAGGGCCTCCTCGGCGAGCACCAGCTGATCGCGGTTGAGATAGGCCGAGACCAGGGCCCATTCGGCTACCTGGTTCTCGAAGGTCTCGCGGAGCGCCGCCTTCGCCACCCGGGCGGCCTCGGGTGGGCTGAGGGTGGTGAGAACCACTGAGCGCCAGGCCAGCACGGCGCCGGTCGGGGGTGCCGGGGCCAGGGCGGCGAGTGCCTGCAACGGCAGGTTCAGCTTGAGCAGGCACCGTGCGGCCACGATCAGGACGGCCGGCTCCTGGGTGGCGAGGAACGTGGCCACCACGGCCAGGGCGGCCTCGGTCTGTTCGGCGTCGAGAAGGACGCGGGCGCGGGCCACGGCTTCGTCCGGGTCGTGCGCGCCGGAGCCCGGGCTCTTCGTCACGGCCTTACGGAGGGTCTCGTGCAGGCCGACGATGTCCGGGTCGGGGACGCCGGTGGTGACCGGCACCAGGGCGGTGGACCCGGCGACCAGCTGGGGGCGACGGTTCGGGTCGCGGGTCAGCAGCAGGTGCGGGTCGACACCGATGTACTGCAGCGTGCGGATTTTCGCCAGGGCATCGAGGGCGGCGGCGGTGACGTGGGTGCCGCGCAGGTCGATCCAGCGCAGTTCCCGGCAGCGGCGGGCGATGAACCTGACGTCGTCGTCGGTGGCGTTCAGCCCGGCGAGCGACAGCCCGCGCAGATGCGCCGGCAGGTCGGAGAGGCGGTGCAGGACGGCGGGGGCGGCGTCGAGCGCGAGGGGCAGTTTGCGGACGT is a window from the Kineosporia sp. NBRC 101731 genome containing:
- a CDS encoding FlgD immunoglobulin-like domain containing protein, whose amino-acid sequence is MSTSLSLAGASDEGVAVIQGLSQTDSWKRGNALVLTGVEGDVLTPRPSIQSFGDFHERPLLGVAGNQLGWAAATSWFGETSAWRLHRTNILTGEDVVDATTAQPTAFTGDSWYTWHSLLRYTYNLPDETHFPLYRHLAGTGVGGENGEMEIYRLLAEGEGTADLAADGSSVLVALADPPLPEPFESDPDGVTRTFALKLIDLGTGQAETLLETSDTITSVALGPDVIAWDSQAPGQPRKINSRPREEGATTHYTETDPRDVDLVAGTAGVGYLLSDPVPEGSEERPPDQPTQLRIVTGETARTVALPDGSSGLAAVGDRFLTAAGGSDKAAGVYSVSPGDRAIRTATVPTANRPVKDFALAGSALYYADDEPGDGVHRSVWKAAVSGTPTLQIAKAKKFPVSAGPVAEQPVMNGQEIFFSAGRGLVVGPDDPRQWQLVDRGKVTAVVGTVNDYIWELHPAVSGPYAVVDNQVFRPNGDVAYQIPDVEFKAGDRALFGSTLVYSLEASFHQETGTYDSEIWVDDIENPEPQQLDVQLNCGVGAPPVAVWGQTVAWGSCDQSTIAVRDLGTGQQRTVSVADGAVYAGLDIALGEGVLFWSTRPGQTAGNGGHLLDLRTPGSEPVALPGIWDDAVLDDHLIAHGYGDRGEVEVQRLPFTQPNRPRLIGTVASAGFTPGGEALWRPRFDVSKPLTRVKLTVTGASGQTVRTLTGTSPDGSIRDLAWDGRDRQGRLQPAGSYRWTLTAGAADGEGAIMGKNGGNVVTGQVRIRN
- a CDS encoding patatin family protein, with protein sequence MTSFNVIFLRGLLKLGEHLTLMTREEDPTHKPALVVQGGGMRGIYSIGALAALEDAGLRDAFSVVVGSSAGAINSAYFLAGQANDGLHIYLDHLCSKRFINTRRLWRVVDVDYLIDDVMRTRMPLNFEALKAASADLHIVLTDAETGEAHVVNADDGHDLHEVMRATAALPALYNKRVLVGNRRYIDGGIVAPVPVDQAFAAGATSALVVMTRSFDFQQNDLSAPMRMLGVLLARGHAPFVKENISRPSEPYAQLLARLKVEKSLTWRSTWTVAPEAMPVDRTKTDSAVLRHTAELGRADMVAMLQEEYRPVTTP
- a CDS encoding methyltransferase domain-containing protein, producing MTSRATYTHGHAESVLRSHRSRTVENSAGYLVPHLRAGQEVLDIGSGPGTITVDLARRVAPGRLTAVERTEDALAHTRAEVQRSGSGTVDLVVGDVHELPLPSDSFDVVHAHQVLQHVGDPVQALREMIRVCRPGGVVAVRDADYSGFIWYPELPGLDQWRTMYLTTARANGGEPDAGRHLLAWAHAAGATNVTVSSSNWCYAEPVTRGWWGGMWADRITGSAITEQLLAGGHASADDLETVAAAWREWAAHEDGWISIPHGELLIHVPA
- a CDS encoding ROK family protein, with amino-acid sequence MTQTEGIRTPASWVVVGLDNGGTTDNATVLDATGSFLVDQLVEIPSRVLDGPELAVEALADSFENIIRITNTPLTLVRAVGLDTPGPASATGIISSKGATNFSQVSWHGFDIRAALERRLGLPVVYNNDANAAALYAHHRYFGPEEAMQKSSVAGIVGTGFGGGVVDNGRVIKGAAGMAGELGHVQLPVQDILEDGQPIPRCNCGFLGDVESFASLTGIKNNLLPYWLPQFPGHPLADEPIDRAAKMLRGYGEKEDPLALAVFGQQAKAMGKLFTIAANFTDPDVYFIGGGVVEADPSFRQWFLNTVRESTQLRAEQLAAASFELVPDRDMAGARGAAVAAFDAVMAEVPKTP
- a CDS encoding GNAT family N-acetyltransferase — protein: MTITWRRVTEDDFPLLRAWLAEPLVKRWWNHETTAEAVERDFGASARGEEPNQDWLALLDHDPFGLIQRSAFADYPEYRDPLARITQVPPGAMSLDYFVATSTLRGQGLGVRMISSMVAKTWADHPGAPCIIVPVAAGNRRSWRALEKSGFTRVAEGDLEPDNPIDPPHHVVYRLDRPA
- a CDS encoding dienelactone hydrolase family protein, which gives rise to MTTTTAACRIPAGRVELGADILFPDQYPAQSPDGVVLFANGGDISRFSPRHRSVASELNRRGLAAVLVDLLTDEEDQADGQTSEYRFDIGLLTERLISVVDWAVSEPSLAGMPLGTFGTSTGAAAALGAAAYRPSAVRAVVSRGGRPDLAGPALDSVTAPTLLIVGSNDVTVLELNQQAQNVMRAPSMLYLIPGAGHHFTEPGKLEQASALGGAWFERHLADGNPDGGMDGS